Proteins encoded within one genomic window of Blattabacterium cuenoti:
- the atpH gene encoding ATP synthase F1 subunit delta → MFLKKKITKHYARVFFEYSVKNKKQDFIFYKIKKISFLLYHHVDFQKFLNNPFISKKKKILILEKIFHSFDFFLFHFIKLIVIQKRESFLGDIFLEYQKIYKENKGYLRCILTSSSPLNTDFQKMIVQKIISSNEEFDNKNKYHIINKIDPSVIGGFLLRVGYKEWDFSVKKQLFDIQKMFKN, encoded by the coding sequence ATGTTTTTAAAAAAGAAAATCACAAAACATTATGCCAGAGTTTTTTTTGAATATTCTGTGAAAAATAAAAAACAAGATTTCATTTTTTATAAAATTAAAAAAATATCTTTTTTGTTATATCATCATGTTGATTTTCAAAAATTTTTGAATAATCCATTCATAAGTAAGAAAAAGAAAATACTAATTTTAGAAAAAATTTTTCATTCCTTTGATTTTTTTCTTTTTCATTTTATAAAACTTATAGTCATACAAAAAAGAGAATCCTTTTTGGGAGATATTTTCTTAGAATATCAGAAAATATATAAAGAAAATAAAGGATATTTAAGATGTATTCTCACTTCTTCTTCTCCTTTAAACACGGATTTTCAAAAGATGATCGTTCAAAAAATCATTTCTTCAAATGAAGAATTTGATAATAAAAATAAATATCATATAATTAATAAAATTGACCCATCTGTTATTGGAGGTTTTTTGTTACGTGTAGGATATAAAGAATGGGATTTTAGTGTGAAAAAACAATTATTTGATATTCAAAAAATGTTTAAAAATTAA
- the trpS gene encoding tryptophan--tRNA ligase, with product MKIMLTGIQSTGTPHLGNILGVIIPSINIANNNSKFSSFIFVADLHSLTQIKNVKEIKENTYKIVAAWLSFGLNTENSLLYRQSDVSEVTELAWYFNCFFPYKRLTLSHSFKKGIKNHIKMNVGLFTYPILMAADILLYNAETVPVGKDQLQHIEIARRIASCFNKKIGKKLFILPNPFLQTEIVSSIPGIDGQKMSKSKKNCINIFSSDKILKKQIMSIHTDNKSLKEKKDPDKDFIMSLYRLVASIDEVDEMRKKYIKGGYGYFEAKIALYECIIKKFSKEREKFSFFIKNKPFLDRILFLGAKKAKNIAFERLNDIRKALNFNLS from the coding sequence ATGAAAATTATGCTTACAGGAATTCAAAGTACAGGAACTCCTCATTTAGGAAATATTTTGGGAGTTATAATTCCTTCAATAAATATAGCTAATAATAATTCCAAATTTTCTTCTTTCATATTTGTAGCCGATTTACATTCTTTAACACAAATAAAAAATGTGAAAGAAATAAAGGAAAATACCTACAAAATTGTTGCAGCATGGTTATCTTTTGGTTTGAATACTGAAAATAGTCTATTATATAGACAATCTGATGTTTCAGAAGTTACAGAATTGGCTTGGTATTTTAATTGTTTTTTTCCTTATAAAAGATTGACATTATCTCATTCCTTTAAGAAGGGAATTAAAAATCACATCAAAATGAATGTTGGTTTATTTACTTATCCTATTTTAATGGCAGCTGATATTTTACTTTATAATGCAGAAACAGTTCCTGTAGGAAAAGATCAGCTACAACATATTGAAATAGCACGTCGTATCGCTTCTTGTTTCAATAAAAAAATAGGAAAAAAACTATTTATTTTACCTAATCCATTTTTACAAACAGAAATTGTATCTTCTATTCCTGGAATAGATGGTCAAAAAATGAGTAAATCAAAAAAAAATTGTATTAATATTTTTTCTTCAGATAAAATTTTAAAAAAACAAATAATGAGCATTCATACAGATAATAAGTCTTTGAAAGAGAAAAAAGATCCGGATAAAGATTTTATAATGTCTTTATATAGGCTTGTAGCATCTATAGATGAAGTTGATGAAATGAGGAAAAAATATATAAAAGGAGGATATGGATATTTTGAAGCAAAAATAGCATTATATGAGTGTATCATAAAAAAATTTTCAAAAGAGAGAGAAAAATTTTCTTTTTTTATAAAAAATAAACCTTTCTTAGATAGAATTCTTTTTTTAGGCGCTAAAAAAGCAAAAAACATAGCTTTTGAAAGATTAAATGATATCAGAAAAGCTTTGAATTTTAACCTTTCGTAA
- the dnaJ gene encoding molecular chaperone DnaJ, producing the protein MGKKDYYEVLGVSRNASSEEIKKAYRKLAIKYHPDKNLDNKKKAEEKFKEAAEAYEILSNPEKRQRYDKFGHSGVRGSGSGSGMNMEDIFANFGDIFADAFGEGFSSFGFGKSTRHRTIKGSDLRIRVKLTLEEIANGIEKKVKVKRMKVANGVKFKTCTSCRGTGQITRVTNTILGRMQTTSQCHICSGTGKNIENIPYGANKHGLIKEEELVNIQIPAGLTEGIQLKVSGKGNEAPFDGIPGDLIVLIEEIPHPILKREGSNLHYDLYISFPDAILGASKEVPTINGKARIKIDPGTQSGKTLRLKNKGLPNIEGYGYGSLLIHVNVWTPKKINEEQRKFFEKMRKNENFLPHPGNSEKSFFDRVREMFS; encoded by the coding sequence ATGGGGAAAAAAGATTATTACGAAGTATTAGGTGTTTCTAGAAATGCTTCTTCAGAAGAAATTAAAAAAGCTTATAGAAAACTAGCAATTAAATATCATCCTGATAAAAATTTGGATAACAAAAAAAAAGCTGAAGAAAAATTTAAAGAAGCCGCTGAAGCTTATGAAATTTTAAGTAATCCAGAAAAAAGACAACGTTATGATAAATTTGGACATTCAGGAGTAAGAGGAAGTGGATCTGGATCAGGAATGAATATGGAAGATATTTTCGCAAATTTTGGAGATATTTTTGCGGATGCTTTTGGGGAAGGTTTTTCTAGTTTCGGATTTGGAAAATCGACAAGACATAGAACTATTAAAGGAAGTGACCTTAGAATAAGAGTAAAACTAACATTAGAAGAAATTGCTAATGGAATAGAAAAAAAGGTGAAAGTCAAAAGAATGAAAGTTGCTAATGGAGTCAAGTTTAAAACTTGTACTTCTTGCCGTGGAACGGGACAAATCACACGTGTTACCAATACAATTTTAGGAAGAATGCAAACAACCTCTCAATGTCACATATGTTCTGGAACAGGAAAAAATATTGAAAATATTCCTTATGGAGCGAATAAACATGGATTAATTAAAGAAGAAGAATTAGTGAATATTCAAATCCCTGCAGGATTAACAGAAGGAATTCAATTGAAAGTTTCTGGAAAAGGAAATGAAGCTCCATTTGATGGAATTCCTGGAGATTTGATTGTTTTAATTGAAGAAATTCCTCATCCAATATTAAAAAGAGAAGGGAGTAATCTTCATTATGATTTATATATTTCTTTTCCAGATGCTATATTAGGAGCTTCAAAAGAAGTTCCAACTATCAATGGAAAAGCCCGTATTAAAATTGATCCAGGAACACAATCAGGAAAAACTCTTAGATTGAAAAATAAAGGACTACCTAATATTGAAGGATATGGATATGGAAGTCTTCTAATTCATGTTAATGTTTGGACTCCAAAAAAAATTAATGAAGAGCAAAGAAAATTTTTCGAAAAAATGAGGAAAAATGAAAATTTTCTACCTCATCCTGGAAATTCTGAGAAATCTTTTTTTGATCGCGTACGAGAAATGTTTTCTTAA
- the ilvD gene encoding dihydroxy-acid dehydratase, translating to MKRKINNFSRKITKNSNLPAAHAMLYATGMKESDFCKAQIGIVSNWYDGNPCNMHLDMLGKKIKSSIINQKDLIGFQFTTIGVSDGITMGTPGMRFSLPSRELIADSIETVVEAHHYDGVIAIPGCDKNIPGVMISLIRLNRPSIIVYGGSISSGFYNKKKLDIVSSFEALGKKNTCQISEEEYKNIVKKSCPGPGACGGMYTANTMASALEAMGMMLPYSSSSPSMSKNKKIECQKVSIFIKNLLEKKIKPKDIVTKTSIENGVKLAMCLGGSTNLILHILAIAKSANVNFTLKDFQKISNQVPIIGNLKPSGVFLMEDIHNNIGGIPVIIKYLLNEGILYGDCLTVTGETLCKNMKNIPNINFNQKIIYPLNNPIKKNSHIRILYGNISPEGSVAKITGKEGTFFRGKANVFNSEKDANQAILNQKIQKGEVIVIRYVGPTGGPGMPEMLKPTSYIMGAGLGKNVALITDGRFSGGSHGFVVGHITPEAQSGGLIAFIKNGDIIKIDAENNTLTLEVEEEEIQRRKKEWIPPLIKVKRGYLYKYIKTVSTASEGCVTDQF from the coding sequence ATGAAAAGGAAAATTAATAATTTTAGTAGAAAAATCACAAAAAATTCTAATTTGCCAGCAGCACATGCTATGCTATATGCTACAGGGATGAAAGAATCAGATTTTTGTAAAGCCCAAATAGGAATAGTAAGTAATTGGTATGATGGAAATCCTTGTAATATGCATTTGGATATGCTTGGAAAAAAAATAAAATCGTCAATTATCAATCAAAAAGATCTAATAGGATTTCAATTTACCACTATTGGTGTTAGTGATGGGATTACTATGGGAACACCAGGAATGAGATTTTCACTTCCTTCTAGAGAGTTAATAGCTGATAGTATAGAAACCGTGGTAGAAGCACATCATTATGATGGAGTTATAGCAATCCCTGGATGTGATAAAAATATTCCAGGAGTAATGATCTCCTTAATCAGGTTGAATAGACCTTCTATTATTGTATATGGAGGAAGTATTTCTTCAGGATTTTATAATAAAAAAAAATTAGATATTGTTTCTTCTTTTGAAGCTTTAGGAAAAAAAAATACTTGTCAAATATCAGAAGAAGAATACAAAAATATTGTAAAAAAATCTTGTCCTGGACCAGGAGCTTGTGGAGGAATGTATACAGCAAATACAATGGCTTCTGCTTTAGAAGCTATGGGAATGATGTTGCCTTATTCTTCTTCTTCCCCTTCAATGAGTAAAAATAAAAAAATAGAGTGTCAAAAAGTATCCATATTTATAAAAAATCTTTTAGAAAAGAAAATAAAACCTAAAGATATTGTAACAAAAACTTCCATAGAAAATGGAGTTAAATTAGCAATGTGTTTAGGAGGATCTACTAATCTTATTTTGCATATTTTAGCTATTGCTAAATCTGCAAATGTCAACTTTACTTTAAAAGATTTTCAAAAAATTAGTAATCAGGTTCCTATCATTGGAAATTTAAAGCCAAGTGGAGTTTTTTTAATGGAAGATATTCATAATAACATTGGAGGAATTCCTGTAATTATAAAATACTTATTAAATGAAGGAATATTATATGGAGATTGTTTAACAGTTACAGGAGAAACTCTCTGTAAGAATATGAAAAATATTCCCAATATAAATTTCAATCAAAAAATTATTTACCCTTTAAATAACCCCATAAAGAAAAACAGCCATATAAGAATTCTATATGGAAATATTTCTCCAGAAGGATCTGTTGCCAAAATTACTGGAAAAGAAGGAACTTTTTTTCGTGGAAAAGCAAATGTTTTTAATTCAGAAAAAGATGCTAATCAAGCTATTTTGAATCAAAAAATTCAAAAAGGAGAGGTTATTGTAATTAGATATGTAGGTCCTACAGGAGGTCCAGGAATGCCTGAGATGTTAAAACCAACATCTTATATTATGGGGGCCGGATTAGGAAAAAATGTAGCTCTTATTACAGATGGAAGATTTTCAGGAGGATCACACGGTTTTGTTGTAGGACATATTACTCCAGAAGCACAATCCGGAGGATTAATAGCTTTTATTAAAAATGGTGATATCATTAAAATAGATGCGGAAAATAATACACTTACACTTGAAGTAGAAGAAGAAGAAATACAAAGAAGAAAAAAAGAATGGATTCCTCCTCTTATAAAAGTAAAAAGAGGATATCTATATAAATATATAAAAACAGTATCTACAGCTTCTGAAGGTTGTGTCACAGATCAATTTTAA
- the atpF gene encoding F0F1 ATP synthase subunit B — MDLLTPSIGLIVWQTIIFLILILFLSKYAWKPIIKFIDQREEKIRISIEKADQAQKELKNIKNKKKKILKEIRIERDLILKEALKIKEEMKQKAREEGFFEKKKIIKETKKMLQIEREIAIQELKNQIGDISIKVAEKILKKEFDKNQKVNLTQERFIKEFISDL, encoded by the coding sequence ATGGATTTACTAACTCCTTCTATTGGCTTAATTGTTTGGCAGACGATTATATTTTTGATATTAATATTATTTCTTTCCAAATACGCTTGGAAACCAATAATAAAATTTATTGATCAAAGAGAAGAAAAAATTAGAATTTCTATAGAAAAAGCTGATCAAGCTCAAAAAGAATTAAAAAATATAAAAAATAAAAAAAAGAAAATTTTGAAAGAAATTCGGATCGAAAGAGATCTTATTTTGAAAGAAGCTCTTAAAATAAAAGAAGAGATGAAACAAAAAGCTAGAGAAGAAGGATTTTTTGAAAAAAAAAAGATTATTAAAGAAACAAAAAAAATGTTACAGATAGAAAGAGAAATTGCAATACAAGAATTAAAGAATCAAATAGGTGACATTTCCATAAAAGTAGCTGAGAAAATATTAAAAAAAGAATTTGACAAAAATCAAAAAGTAAATCTTACACAAGAAAGATTCATAAAAGAATTCATAAGTGATTTATAA
- a CDS encoding nucleotide exchange factor GrpE, producing MDVNKNKKNAEKQVKNQSSSKDKISESNSDSSCKKKEIHDSLKKEIEYLQEELRKEKDKFIRIFAEFENSKKRIQKERFDLFRTVHQEIIIDLIPILDDFERGVKELKKSKDELLIKGVSLIQEKLIKILKEKGLKKIKIKKGDDFNTDFHEAITQIPSVTENLKGKIIEIIESGYIFKEKVIRHAKVITGK from the coding sequence ATGGATGTAAATAAAAATAAGAAAAACGCTGAAAAACAAGTAAAAAATCAATCTTCTTCTAAAGATAAGATTTCTGAATCGAACTCTGATTCTTCTTGTAAAAAGAAAGAAATTCATGATTCTTTAAAAAAGGAAATAGAATATCTTCAAGAAGAATTAAGAAAAGAAAAAGATAAATTTATACGTATTTTTGCAGAATTTGAAAATTCTAAAAAACGTATTCAAAAAGAAAGATTCGATCTGTTTAGAACCGTTCATCAAGAAATTATTATAGATTTAATTCCAATTTTAGATGACTTTGAACGAGGTGTTAAAGAATTGAAAAAATCCAAAGATGAACTTCTCATAAAAGGAGTATCTCTTATACAAGAAAAACTAATAAAAATTTTAAAAGAAAAAGGATTAAAAAAAATAAAAATAAAAAAAGGAGACGATTTTAATACAGATTTTCATGAGGCCATAACACAAATTCCATCTGTTACAGAAAATCTAAAAGGAAAGATTATAGAAATTATAGAATCTGGATATATCTTTAAAGAAAAAGTTATACGACATGCAAAAGTCATTACCGGTAAATAA
- the atpG gene encoding ATP synthase F1 subunit gamma produces the protein MSNPKEIKKRILSINSVLKTTESMKMISVVKLKKSKESLLYVQKYSEHIEKLFQYFLLTEKDNLKKNKYFFSTEKKEKKRLFLIITSNRGLCGAFNSLIFDKINQIIQENLHDQCFFFSIGKKGLDFLFKKYKWKIYDENQIFFKNFTYKYKEICFFTKKLIEDFFSKKITSIFLIYNHLKNSLFQKVIVEKFLPISFSVSNSYEKSLNDFNPILEPSKKIILDYIFQKYLNIKLFKRLLESLTSEHTARMISMHKATENAFDIRKNLLLNYNKERQTTITKEILEIISGLEALKK, from the coding sequence ATGTCTAATCCAAAGGAGATAAAAAAACGAATTTTATCCATAAATTCTGTTTTGAAAACAACAGAATCTATGAAAATGATTTCTGTTGTAAAATTAAAAAAATCTAAAGAATCTCTTCTGTATGTTCAAAAATATTCAGAACATATAGAAAAACTATTTCAATATTTTTTGTTAACAGAAAAAGATAATTTAAAAAAGAATAAATATTTTTTTTCAACAGAGAAAAAAGAAAAAAAACGATTATTTTTAATTATTACTTCTAATAGAGGTTTATGTGGAGCATTTAATTCCTTAATTTTTGATAAAATTAATCAAATCATTCAGGAAAATTTACATGATCAATGTTTTTTTTTCTCTATAGGAAAAAAGGGATTGGATTTTTTGTTCAAAAAATATAAATGGAAAATATATGATGAAAATCAAATTTTTTTCAAAAATTTTACTTACAAATATAAAGAAATATGTTTTTTTACAAAAAAATTGATTGAAGATTTTTTTTCTAAAAAAATTACCTCAATATTTTTGATATATAATCATTTAAAGAATTCTCTCTTTCAAAAAGTCATTGTAGAAAAATTTCTTCCGATTTCTTTTTCCGTTTCTAATTCTTATGAAAAATCATTGAATGATTTTAATCCTATTTTAGAACCATCTAAAAAAATTATTTTGGATTATATTTTTCAAAAATATCTTAACATAAAACTGTTCAAAAGATTATTAGAATCATTGACTTCAGAACATACTGCACGTATGATTTCTATGCATAAAGCAACAGAAAATGCATTTGATATAAGAAAGAATCTTCTATTAAATTACAATAAAGAAAGACAAACAACAATTACTAAAGAAATACTTGAAATTATTAGTGGATTAGAAGCTTTAAAAAAATAA
- the atpE gene encoding ATP synthase F0 subunit C has translation MDNLNIDLTYSGIAALGAGIAVIGAGLGIGKIGSSAMDAISRQPEASGKIQNAMIIAAALIEGAALFGIVTALLAVFK, from the coding sequence ATGGATAATCTAAATATAGATTTAACTTATTCTGGAATAGCTGCTTTAGGAGCAGGTATTGCAGTAATAGGTGCAGGATTAGGAATTGGAAAAATTGGAAGTTCTGCAATGGATGCGATTTCCAGACAACCTGAAGCTTCAGGAAAAATACAAAATGCAATGATTATTGCTGCAGCTCTTATTGAGGGAGCAGCTCTTTTCGGTATAGTAACAGCTTTATTAGCTGTATTTAAATAA
- the atpA gene encoding F0F1 ATP synthase subunit alpha yields MSDLKYSEISSILEKQLSDFQYNLKLSESGIVVKIGDGIVQSFGLNSVFSGEMVEFHSGIKGIVLNLEEDHVSIVLLNSFNSSKEIKEGDIVKRTGKILSIKVGEGMLGRVVDLLGNPIDGKGPIEGELFEMPLERKAPGVIYREPVKEPLQTGIKFIDSMIPIGKGQRELIIGDRQTGKTTIAIDTIINQKEFYKTEKQVYCIYVAISQKGSSIARIAQILEEKGAMPYTIIVAANASEPASIQVFSPFSGTAIGEYFRDTGRSSLVIYDDLSKQAVSYREISLLLRRPPGREAYPGDVFYLHSRLLERASQIINDQNIAEKMNDIPESIKSHVKGGGSLTAIPIIETQSGDVSSYIPTNVISITDGQIFLEKDLFHSGIRPAINESISVSRVGGAAQIKSMRKVSGTLKLDQAQFRELESFSKFGSELDPDTIKIIQKGRRNMEILKQKPHDPYKISDQIAIIYAGTKNLLNKIPIKKIKDFEKEYLFYLNEKHKKLLNSLKDGIFNDELANILENTASELIEKYYSS; encoded by the coding sequence ATGTCAGATTTAAAATATTCTGAAATATCATCAATTCTTGAAAAACAATTATCTGATTTTCAATATAACTTAAAACTATCTGAGTCAGGAATTGTTGTTAAAATAGGAGACGGAATAGTTCAATCTTTTGGATTGAATTCTGTTTTTTCTGGAGAAATGGTAGAATTCCATTCTGGAATAAAAGGAATCGTTTTGAATCTTGAAGAAGATCATGTAAGCATTGTGTTACTTAATTCATTTAATAGTAGTAAAGAAATTAAAGAAGGAGATATTGTCAAACGTACAGGAAAGATATTATCTATAAAAGTAGGAGAAGGAATGTTAGGACGTGTAGTAGATTTATTAGGAAATCCTATTGATGGAAAAGGACCTATAGAAGGAGAATTATTTGAAATGCCATTAGAAAGAAAAGCTCCAGGTGTTATTTATAGAGAACCTGTAAAAGAACCACTTCAAACCGGTATTAAATTCATAGATTCTATGATTCCTATTGGAAAAGGACAAAGAGAATTGATTATTGGAGATAGACAAACTGGAAAAACAACTATAGCAATTGATACTATTATTAATCAAAAAGAATTTTATAAAACGGAAAAACAAGTTTATTGTATTTATGTAGCTATTAGTCAAAAAGGATCTTCAATAGCTAGAATCGCACAAATTTTAGAAGAAAAAGGTGCTATGCCTTATACAATTATAGTCGCAGCAAATGCTTCTGAACCTGCATCTATACAGGTATTTTCTCCTTTTTCTGGAACAGCTATTGGAGAATATTTTCGTGATACTGGACGTTCTTCTTTAGTAATTTATGATGATCTTTCTAAACAAGCTGTTTCTTATAGAGAAATCTCTTTGTTATTACGTCGTCCTCCAGGAAGAGAAGCATATCCTGGAGATGTTTTCTATTTGCATTCTCGTTTGTTAGAACGTGCATCTCAAATCATAAACGATCAAAATATAGCTGAAAAAATGAATGATATTCCAGAATCAATTAAAAGTCATGTCAAAGGTGGAGGTTCTTTAACAGCAATTCCTATTATTGAAACTCAATCTGGAGATGTTTCTTCTTATATTCCTACTAATGTGATTTCCATAACAGATGGACAAATTTTTTTAGAAAAAGATCTATTCCATTCTGGAATCCGTCCAGCTATTAATGAAAGTATTTCTGTCTCTCGTGTGGGGGGAGCTGCTCAAATAAAATCCATGAGAAAAGTATCTGGAACTTTAAAATTGGATCAAGCTCAATTTAGAGAATTGGAATCTTTTTCAAAATTTGGATCTGAATTAGATCCAGATACCATAAAAATTATACAAAAAGGAAGAAGAAATATGGAAATATTAAAACAAAAACCTCATGATCCATATAAAATATCCGATCAAATTGCTATTATTTATGCTGGGACAAAAAATCTTTTAAATAAGATTCCTATTAAAAAAATAAAAGATTTTGAAAAAGAATATCTTTTTTATTTAAATGAAAAACACAAAAAATTGTTGAATTCTTTGAAAGATGGAATTTTTAACGATGAATTAGCTAATATTTTAGAAAATACCGCTTCAGAACTAATAGAAAAATATTATTCATCTTAA
- the mnmA gene encoding tRNA 2-thiouridine(34) synthase MnmA: MKRVVVGLSGGVDSSVAALLLKKKGYEVIGLFMHNWDLEDSLFEKTQCSLWKDSVDAMLVAQELDIPFQVVEMKREYKESILDYMFHEYKSGKTPNPDILCNKEIKFNVFLNKAIDLDADFIATGHYVMKQTIIENDQIIYRLLIGKDSNKDQSYFLCRLTQYQLKKSLFPLGTLTKNQVRKIAERNKLCNAHKKDSQGLCFVGKIHFVKFLQKKIPPKKGEIINIDSNSMIYHSEKKKSFLSKEEELFSLSRKKGYKKSDGKLIGYHKGAQYFTIGQRKGISLGGYQEALFVIETDIDKNIVYTGMGKSHPGLYRKSLFIQEKDIHWIREDISIFDGEKMNVFCRIRYRQPLQNAKLYKIKNGMLIEFETMQCAITEGQFAVWYIGKELIGSGIIS; encoded by the coding sequence ATGAAAAGAGTAGTAGTAGGACTTTCGGGAGGAGTTGATTCCAGTGTAGCTGCTTTACTTCTAAAAAAAAAAGGTTATGAGGTGATTGGTTTATTTATGCATAATTGGGATTTAGAAGATTCTCTTTTTGAGAAGACTCAATGTTCTTTATGGAAAGATAGTGTTGATGCCATGTTAGTTGCTCAAGAATTGGATATACCTTTTCAGGTAGTAGAAATGAAAAGAGAATACAAAGAATCTATTCTGGATTATATGTTTCACGAATATAAATCTGGTAAAACTCCTAATCCAGATATTTTATGTAATAAAGAAATTAAATTCAATGTTTTTTTAAACAAAGCTATTGATTTAGATGCAGACTTTATTGCTACAGGTCATTATGTAATGAAACAAACAATAATAGAAAATGATCAAATTATTTATCGTCTTTTGATTGGAAAAGATTCCAATAAAGATCAATCATATTTTTTATGTAGACTAACACAATATCAATTAAAAAAATCTCTATTTCCATTAGGTACACTGACAAAGAATCAAGTACGAAAAATTGCTGAAAGAAACAAATTATGCAATGCCCATAAAAAAGATTCTCAAGGATTATGTTTTGTAGGAAAAATTCACTTCGTAAAATTTCTTCAAAAAAAAATTCCCCCAAAAAAAGGAGAAATCATAAATATAGATTCAAATTCTATGATATATCATAGTGAAAAAAAGAAATCCTTTTTGTCAAAGGAAGAAGAATTATTTTCTTTATCCAGAAAAAAAGGATATAAAAAATCGGATGGAAAATTAATTGGATATCATAAAGGAGCCCAATATTTTACAATAGGACAGCGTAAAGGAATTTCTTTAGGTGGATATCAAGAAGCTCTTTTTGTTATTGAAACTGATATAGATAAAAATATTGTTTATACAGGAATGGGAAAAAGTCATCCTGGGCTATATAGAAAATCTTTATTCATTCAGGAAAAAGACATTCATTGGATAAGAGAAGATATTTCTATTTTTGATGGAGAAAAAATGAATGTCTTTTGTAGAATACGTTACAGACAACCACTACAAAATGCAAAATTATATAAAATAAAAAATGGAATGTTAATAGAATTTGAAACTATGCAATGTGCCATCACAGAAGGACAATTTGCCGTATGGTATATAGGGAAAGAATTAATCGGATCTGGAATTATATCATAA